The genomic window TCTATATCCTGCACCCCACCTAGAATGTAAGCACTGCAGGGAcaggggctctgttctgttttgttcacaCTATCTTCACAGCCTATACCTATGCTTGAGACAGAGTAGGAATCCAAGTAACAATTtttacttcatattttttttagagatggaggtcttactatgttgcccaggctggcctcaaattcctgggctctagcaaccctcccgcctcagcctccagagtagctgggactacagatgtgtaccatTGCACCTGACTcaaattcaataattatttgctgaattaaagaatgaattaatggaGTCTCTCCTCTCATAAACGTTTTAACTGAAAACATTTTATGCCAGTATTTCTAATTGCTAATATAATGGTAATAGTGGGTACAAACAGGGTAGGATTTTTTAAAGGCAGTTCTATAAATAATGAGCAAGTAAATAActgaaagacaaagaataaagCATCTTACCAAACTAGGAGCCCCAGAAGACAACCCCAGCCAACACCAGTTTACTTTTCTTCCAGCGTTAGTCCTCAGCCAGAGGCCAGTGAGGCTACCAGATAATAAGAATCAGCAGAGGTGCTTATAGATTTTGATTCTTAGTTTTCATTCTACAGATTACCACTCTAAAGCTTTCTCCATTTCTCCTCCAAAAATGGTTCCAGCAGTTAAAAAATAATCCTTAGCTTCTGGAAAGACATTTTCCCCCATCCTTCCTCATTCCCAGGTCCTCAGGGTACCACCTACCTGTGATTTTACCCAGACTGGTTTTCTGGAAGTCAGGGTTCCTCAGCTCTTCAGTACTTGCAGATTTCATGACAGAGTTGATAGACGACAGGGTGCTGATGAGCTGAGAGTTGAGGGAGCCAATCTGTGAGTGAGGCTCCCCAAAAGCTTCTGCCAGTTCACTATAGTTCTCAGCCAGCAGTGTCTGCTGTTCTGCCAGCAGCTTCTGGATGCGCTCAATGTAGTGATCCAGGCCGGTCATCATTCCAGGTGAAGCCTGGGGCTGGGGGTTCTCCAGAGACTCCCCTACAGGGTCATCCCCAACCCCCACGCTCCTTCTGCTGGCTGTCAGCCCCACAGTCAACTGTGGTGGCCCACAAGCTATGGTCCTCATTTTGAGACCAACCAGATAGTTGTCGTTAATATTTATCTGCCCCACGCCTGACTCTTTGGTCTTCACAGCTGATGGCCTGTCAAACCCAGAATGGCCAGAAAGCAACGTTCCAACACCAATGGACCGCGTCTTGGTGGAGGAGTTGATGTCCTTGACACGGCCTTCTCCTACAGCTACTGTCCGCGTCTCCACAGTCTGGGTGCTGGTCTGCTTGTCCAAAGTGCTTAGGCAAGTGTTGGTGCAGGACTCTATGAGGGTGGCCGTCTCGGTGTTGGTGAACTGGTGCACCTGTTCCAAATCTGTGCTAGTGTTCTGGTCTGCAGTATGAGGCACTGCCATGACGGCAGCTTCCACCTGGCTAACAGCCTCAGTGTTCACGCCCCGGGAGGTGCACTCCTTTGGACAGCAGACAGTCACGTCAACAGAACAATCTCCACAACCGATTGACCGCACTTCTTTGAGATTCAAGTTTGTCTTGAGGAGTGTGAGGTCATTCACAGACTCCTCTGTGTTGCTGCCTGTTTCGCAGACGCTGACTTCCACACTCACACTCTTGTCACACATTTCCACAGACCTCCCAACACATTGGTCGTGCATTTCCACCCTCTCCTTAACAATCCACCAATTCATAGGCAGCTCAGGCCCTACGACTTTATTCTTACATTCGGGCTGGCAGGAGATGCCTACACTGTTTGTTTCCACAGAGGTCCCAACACACGTGTCCACCAGGTCTGTGTGACTGCCGACCATTTGGTCTCTGGTTTGCACCACTGCCTCCACCACCTTACTGAAAACAAGCGGCTGGGCCATCATGGCTTTGTCAACCTTTTTCCTCGATCCAGCAGCCTGCAGCTCTTGTTTTAGTTTAGTCATCTCCCGGTCATGGGTGGTTTCTCTAAGCTGTACTTCTAGGCGATAGATCTTTTCCTTCAAGGCTTCTATGGTCTGCTGTTGCAGCTCAATTTCTTTGTCAGCTTCTGTCATCACTCCAAGCATGGCCTCTGTCACGCTGACCCCACAATTTTTCATCTCAATAAGTGTCCCTACAGCTGCATCCTTACAGGACCTGGAGCCTCTGTGGTACACGACGATGTCGTTCATGTTCTCCTCAGCACCCACAGCCACAGACCGGCACTCGCCATTCTCCCTGAgctctgaggaggcctcacagcTGCTATCCTGGATCTTCTGCtccagggcttgcatgtctgctGTAAGCTGCCGGAACTCCTTTATCCTCTGCGTGCTCTGTTCTACGGtctccatttcttcctcctcATAGTCAATGTATAATTCCCCGCCACTTCTTCGGACCCGGGAGAGCTGTTCCAGCTGGGAGGCGTTCCCCGCACTGTAGGACCGCTTCCTCACACCACAGACATTGTTCTGGGATGCAGCCCTTTGGTTTTTCAGCTGTGAGGCCAACTGCCTTTTCTCTTCTTGCAAGACAGAGATCTTTACCTGGAGCACAGGGATGGTTCGCACCTGCTCCTCCAGCTCCTTCAAGCGTTTCAGAGCAATGGCCATCTGCTCGCGGATGTGCTGCAGGTGCATGGGGCTCACGTTGGTCACTGGGGTGGAGATCCCTGAGCTTAGGGGGCTGTGGCGGATGGAGCTCCCCATGGAGGAAGTGGTGGGAGCAGCTGGGGCATAGCTACCATAATCCCCATTACCTTGGTATCCATTCTGAAGCTGGTGCGTGGCAGGATTGTGGTTTCCAGAACCCATAAAAGAGGAGAGGGAGCTTGTGGAGCCCATGCCTCCAAAACTGGCCAGCCTGGGCCTTCTGAACTCACCCGGTGTCATCTGCATGGTGGCTCTCTCCTGTTCCAGTCTTCTCCGGGTCTCCATCAGTGTCTTGGTGACATGAAGGTTATGCTTTGGGAGTTGTGGTGAGGGAGGTGGCAGCTGTCGATTTTCTGGGATGGTAAGAAAAGGGAGTGAGGTCTCCAGAGGGGCAGGTGGCTTTGAGATTGGAGTTGATGCAACTTGACTTCTGGCTAGAAGGAAGTTGGGGCACTGCTTGTTGTCATCACTGTTGGAGGATGAGAGGGATTCAGTGGAGGTCCATATACCTTGCTGACCAGATGTGGTCCTGGGTTCTGGGCATGGCACGGATGGCTTCCGCCTCTTCTGGATGTTCAGTCTTTTGATAGTATTTCCCTTCTGTATGTCATCCACATATTTAAGGAAATCTAAGTCTAGTTGATAACCATAGGGGGTCTCCACAAAGTAAGGGTCTTTCTGTTTCTTGTCCTGGTCTCCATTGAGAATATCATCTGCTTTTCCtagaagagggagaaaagaataTTATAATGACATGCAATACACCTAATGGTAAAAACTAATATTTGTGTTTGTTGCAGCATAGCAAGCTGGTATGATTTTAAGAGTTGACACACCTATGTTTTAAACCTGGATCTACAACAATTGGgtaagcaagttttttttttttttttttttttgagacaagtcactctgtcacccaggctggagctgcaatggcgtgatcttggttcactgcagcctccgcctcctgggatcaagcaattctcctacctcagcctcctgagttgctggcattacaggggtgcaccaccatgcctggctaatttttacacttttagtagagacagggtttcaccatgttggccaggctggtctcgaactcctgaccttaggtgatccacccaccctggcctcccaaagtgctgggattacaggtgtgagccactgcgcccagcctggataaGCAAGTTAAtaaacctctctgaacttcagtttctcccTGAGTAAAAATGGAGATGCAAATATTTAACTCACAGGCTTAAAAACAATGTAATGAGATAatgattgtattattttttaaaattgtatcttagattcagggagtacatgtgcaggcttgttacaagGATATATTGTGTAATGATGAGCTTTGAGCTTCTAGTGTACACATCACCCAAATAGTAAACACTGTACtcaacaggtaatttttcaaccctcactacCCTCTTTCCCCACTTTTGTAGTCTAAAATGTCTACTATTTCCGtctttttccatctttatgtccatcaGTACTCAGAGATAACGATTAACAAGTCAAGCACATAGTAAGTccttactaaatatttttaaaagaattcattATAAAAGACAcgaaaggccgggcatggtggctcactcctgtaatcctagcactttgggaggccaaggcgggtggatcacctgaggtcaagagtttgagaccagcctggccaacacgtggtaaaacctcgtctctactaaaaatacaaaaattggctgggcatggtggcgggcgcctgtaatcccagttacttgggaggctgaggcaggagaattgcttgaatccaggaggtggaggctgcagtgaggcgaggtcgcaccattgcattctagagtgggcaatagagcaaaaactccgtctcaaaaataaataaataaataaataaaataaaaacaaaaagacatgaaAGCATTGTCCAGTAGATAATTTCATTGGTCATCTACAGTCTCTTGGAATATAGACAGCAGACATTAAGATTCCTGTTTTTCAAAGTGTTATCTGAGGCACAGAAAAAACCTAAAAGTCAGTAGCAGACAGACAAAGTCAGCAGCATAACAAGGAGGCCTGGGATGAGATGTCCCTGCTGCTGTCTTTTGCAGACTGGGCTGCCTTTCTAAATGGAGGTCAAGGGCACTCAGCTCCTGACTACCTCCATGGGCTTACAATTTGCCTTGGCACCTCCCTGGCTGAGAAAGCTGGGGCACGGGATATTTAGTGATTAACTCTGGCAGCATGAGTACaagcacacagaggaaagacttCAACTCTATTTTGTGTTTTCCACTTCTCAGTTTCTCtcctcatttaaaaacaaaaccaaaccctgTCTTAACTATAGGAAAAGTTTTCTCCGTGTAGACTTCTTTTGGACAAAACATTCCCTATCCCAGGAACACCTTGTTTTGTATTGTCATGAGTTCAAACAGATGCAAAGAATGAAGATAAGGGCAAAACCTACATACTCCAACCACTGGATCATgtggcactcagtaaatactaCTTGTGGCTAAACCAGACATTTAAAAGAGGAAATACAAGAACCTTTCAAAGTGCAGACCTTGTCGCTGACCTGGGCTATGCATTTCAAACTTAAAAGcaaggtcatttttatttttttgaattgtAGGATCAAGTCATGTGTTGTTTTCCCAGAGCCACACTAACAAGGTGTGCATTTTTAGAGCTATGGAAAGAACTCAAAAGCAATGAGTGAAAATGTAAGCCATCAGTCTCCTTGCCCTCTCCTGAGTATACAAACCCACTTGACTGCTGTCCAGTTTGAAGTAACTTCCAGCAAACCTGGCTGCTGTCTGCCCTCCCAACCCCCAGCACTGCCGAACATTTACACCCGACAGTGTGAATGCTATGAAGAACACTTCTGCCTCCATTTGCCCGCTTGCTTCccaaatgttgaaaagaaaagtacaaaaataagatTGCCAAGCAGAGGAATAAAAAGGACATATATTCCTTATGACccaatttaaaacaatattaaattgTTCTAGCTGTTCGATTCTAACACGTGTGGGAAGTGAATTCTATGTGAAAGACGTGCCCAGCAGCAGTCATGCTCTAGCCTAAGAATGGGAGGGCTGGTCGGGAGTGCTGTGCCTGGAAACTTGTGCTCATGTTAATAGAACGTAGCtgtcctctctttcctttttaactttcatCTCCACATGGAGAAGGTGAGTGATCACTCAAAATATGCAGCCAGACCTGTTTCCAGTACTGTCTGAAATTCCATAAACAAAGAGAAACTACAGCTTGGGTGTCAGGCAGGCTGATCTGGCCCTCCCGGGATGTGTGTGTGAGCCGGCGAGTCTAAGCTGGACTCCGGTAGAACTGTGGGGTCGCTGCGGTGGAGTAAAGTGGCCAAGCAGTGCACAGCCTTCTCGGCCAGCCACCCTCGCCCAGGCCCCCCTGGAATTCGACCAGCGGTGACCGCCCCACGCCACTCGCAGCTCACCTACCAGGTGGCGCCCGCTGCGCTCTCTGCCCGCCCGCGCTGCACCGCACACCAGCTCGCTCCCAGCTCACCCGGACCCAGCCTCAGACGTCCTCGATCCTCACCCCATAAGGAAAAGTTTCAACATTTGTGTAAACTTAGCCAGCCACGCACAAATGCCATAGGCTGAGTTTTCACCAATTAAGTCTCCCTCCGGCTGCAGTGACACCAcccccaccacactcagctgttCCGCATTCCCTGTTTTCTTAATGAAAACAGGAAACCGGTATCTTCTGAAAATGTGTGTTCTTCACTCCCGTTTTGccagttgatttttaaataaagctaGCACTTTAAGCATCTCTACAGAGAGGCTCTGTTTTTCCTATACTAGTCACTTCTGCATGAAAGAGTCTGTGTCCTCCTGCTCAGCCCTCGGTCACCTGAGGaggtgcagaggcacaatcagcCCCACTGTTCTCTGTGGGTTCTCAGGATCCCGGCAGCACTCACTGGCTTCAGAGCACTGCCCGACTCTTCTCAGCCCTGGGCTTATGACACGTGGCAAGTAGTTATCCTTTATCATTAATTTCAACTGAGCCTTTGCCACTGATGAAagcttcttaaaaaatgaaacaaaaacaaacctttttCCAGATAAAAAAGTACCACATGcttgtaaaacattaaaaaaaaaaaaaaaaaaagccacataaagataatttaaagaaCGTAAAAAACAAGGCACTCAGATCTTACCATCTAGTGGCAAGCGTTAATATTTTGGTGTAACTCCTAgtttttctatgtatttcttAACATAGCTACTTTTCCCACTTAGGATTTTCAGTAGGAAAGATGAACTGACTCAACATCAGTatttaaaacacaacaaaacatatCACAGTTTTTACCAAACCCTAACTGATCCATCTTTAGTTATTTCTTTAGTTCACCTTGTAGAAATCACAAAAGGCATGTATCACGTTGAATTACCCCCAAATGAACTTTAGACTCCTGGGAATCAGGAGAGGTTAGAATTTAACTAAGTTAGGCTTGCTTATTTCCTAATACTGCTCAAACCAGGCTACCCAAAGGACTTGTAATTCGAGTTTCATTCTCCAGCAAGTAAAAAAGTAAGATGTGTTTTCAAGGTGTCATTTTCACAAACAATTGTCCATGGTAAAAATTATTCTACAATAAAACTACCCGgtgtcattatttttttaatatcctGTTTTCTACTGTATGTTTACATACATCAACATAAATTAGGCACTTATGAGTCCCTGATTTATTTCCCAACTTTAACAAGACCAAAacacttttttgtcttttgtacCAGACTATAAGCACCCAGAGagcaaaaaatttaattaaaaaaaatttttttttggcagagcacgctggctcacgcctgtaatcccagcactttgggagaccgaggagggtggatcacttgaaggtcaggagctcgagaccaacctggccaacatggtgaaaccccatctctactaaaaatataaaaaattacccaagcatagtggcgggcacctgtaatcccagctacttgggaggctgaggcaggagaatcgcttgaacctgggaggtgaaggttgaggtgagccgagatcacaccattgcactccagcctgtgcaacaagagcaaaacttcatctccgcccccacccaaaaaaaaatacatatacatttttttttcattgcttccTCTCCCAACCACACACCAATTATCAACATGCTGGGAAGAAAGGAGATGTTTAACAATGTTTACTGAAGGAATAAATAACTGAATATATAGTATAACATAATAAActtgctagagtgcagtggcgccatcttggctcactgcaacctccacctccctggttcaagggattctcctgcctcagcctcctgaggagctgggattacaggtgcgtgccaccacgcccagctaatttttgtatttttagtagagatagggtttcactatgttggccaggctggtctcaaactcctgacctcaggtaatttgcctgccttggcctcccaaagtgctgggattacagctgtgagccactgtgcctggccaacagtaTAAGATAATAAACTTTGAACAACATCTTGATGTTCTGAAGACAGAAGTTGTTCGTTAAATATTAGTGTTAAGGACATTTCTTACATGATACTGTTTCAGTTGTTATCTTTAGGTTGTGGAATtatagatgatttttattttgttctttatattttataatttttacaacaCATGggtattgctctttttttttttttttttttttaagacagggtcccactctgttgcccaggctggagggcagtggtgcaatcatggctcactatagtctctatctcctgggctcaagtgatcctcccgcctcagcttcctgagtagctgggaactatAGGTAtgtagcaccatgcctggcttaaattatttttagtagagatgaggtcttgctattttgttcaggctggtcttgaactcctggcctcaagcaatcctcccacctcagcctctcaacatgctgggattacaggtataagccactatacctggcctgggcatttgtcttaaaatatattacaagaagTCACTGTTTGGAAGGCAAATGGAATTGACCGCAATAAACTGAGAAAGTTCACTTGGGAGGTGAATGAATGGGGGTGGCCATGGCAAAGACAGCTTGATGTTCTTTAGTATG from Pongo abelii isolate AG06213 chromosome 13, NHGRI_mPonAbe1-v2.0_pri, whole genome shotgun sequence includes these protein-coding regions:
- the KANK1 gene encoding KN motif and ankyrin repeat domain-containing protein 1 isoform X13 produces the protein METRRRLEQERATMQMTPGEFRRPRLASFGGMGSTSSLSSFMGSGNHNPATHQLQNGYQGNGDYGSYAPAAPTTSSMGSSIRHSPLSSGISTPVTNVSPMHLQHIREQMAIALKRLKELEEQVRTIPVLQVKISVLQEEKRQLASQLKNQRAASQNNVCGVRKRSYSAGNASQLEQLSRVRRSGGELYIDYEEEEMETVEQSTQRIKEFRQLTADMQALEQKIQDSSCEASSELRENGECRSVAVGAEENMNDIVVYHRGSRSCKDAAVGTLIEMKNCGVSVTEAMLGVMTEADKEIELQQQTIEALKEKIYRLEVQLRETTHDREMTKLKQELQAAGSRKKVDKAMMAQPLVFSKVVEAVVQTRDQMVGSHTDLVDTCVGTSVETNSVGISCQPECKNKVVGPELPMNWWIVKERVEMHDQCVGRSVEMCDKSVSVEVSVCETGSNTEESVNDLTLLKTNLNLKEVRSIGCGDCSVDVTVCCPKECTSRGVNTEAVSQVEAAVMAVPHTADQNTSTDLEQVHQFTNTETATLIESCTNTCLSTLDKQTSTQTVETRTVAVGEGRVKDINSSTKTRSIGVGTLLSGHSGFDRPSAVKTKESGVGQININDNYLVGLKMRTIACGPPQLTVGLTASRRSVGVGDDPVGESLENPQPQASPGMMTGLDHYIERIQKLLAEQQTLLAENYSELAEAFGEPHSQIGSLNSQLISTLSSINSVMKSASTEELRNPDFQKTSLGKITGNYLGYTCKCGGLQSGNPLSSQTSQLEQEVGTSEGKPICSLDAFPTQEACTNNESTLKSIMKKKDGNKDSNGAKKNLQFVGINGGYELSEKMLSACNLLKNTINDPKALTSKDMRFCLNTLQHEWFRVSSQKSAIPAMVGDYLAAFEAISPDVLRYVINLADGNGNTALHYSVSHSNFEIVKLLLDADVCNVDHQNKAGYTPIMLAALAAVEAEKDMRVVEELFGCGDVNAKASQAGQTALMLAVSHGRIDMVKGLLACGADVNIQDDEGSTALMCASEHGHVEIVKLLLAQPGCNGHLEDNDGSTALSIALEAGHKDIAVLLYAHVNFAKAQSPGTPRLGRKTSPGPTHRGSFD
- the KANK1 gene encoding KN motif and ankyrin repeat domain-containing protein 1 isoform X3; protein product: MAHITKVNGSASGKADDILNGDQDKKQKDPYFVETPYGYQLDLDFLKYVDDIQKGNTIKRLNIQKRRKPSVPCPEPRTTSGQQGIWTSTESLSSSNSDDNKQCPNFLLARSQVASTPISKPPAPLETSLPFLTIPENRQLPPPSPQLPKHNLHVTKTLMETRRRLEQERATMQMTPGEFRRPRLASFGGMGSTSSLSSFMGSGNHNPATHQLQNGYQGNGDYGSYAPAAPTTSSMGSSIRHSPLSSGISTPVTNVSPMHLQHIREQMAIALKRLKELEEQVRTIPVLQVKISVLQEEKRQLASQLKNQRAASQNNVCGVRKRSYSAGNASQLEQLSRVRRSGGELYIDYEEEEMETVEQSTQRIKEFRQLTADMQALEQKIQDSSCEASSELRENGECRSVAVGAEENMNDIVVYHRGSRSCKDAAVGTLIEMKNCGVSVTEAMLGVMTEADKEIELQQQTIEALKEKIYRLEVQLRETTHDREMTKLKQELQAAGSRKKVDKAMMAQPLVFSKVVEAVVQTRDQMVGSHTDLVDTCVGTSVETNSVGISCQPECKNKVVGPELPMNWWIVKERVEMHDQCVGRSVEMCDKSVSVEVSVCETGSNTEESVNDLTLLKTNLNLKEVRSIGCGDCSVDVTVCCPKECTSRGVNTEAVSQVEAAVMAVPHTADQNTSTDLEQVHQFTNTETATLIESCTNTCLSTLDKQTSTQTVETRTVAVGEGRVKDINSSTKTRSIGVGTLLSGHSGFDRPSAVKTKESGVGQININDNYLVGLKMRTIACGPPQLTVGLTASRRSVGVGDDPVGESLENPQPQASPGMMTGLDHYIERIQKLLAEQQTLLAENYSELAEAFGEPHSQIGSLNSQLISTLSSINSVMKSASTEELRNPDFQKTSLGKITGNYLGYTCKCGGLQSGNPLSSQTSQLEQEVGTSEGKPICSLDAFPTQEACTNNESTLKSIMKKKDGNKDSNGAKKNLQFVGINGGYETTSSDDSSSDESSSSESDDECDVIEYPLEEEEEEEDEDTRGMAEGHHAVNIEGFKSARVEDEMQVQECEPEKVEIRERYELSEKMLSACNLLKNTINDPKALTSKDMRFCLNTLQHEWFRVSSQKSAIPAMVGDYLAAFEAISPDVLRYVINLADGNGNTALHYSVSHSNFEIVKLLLDADVCNVDHQNKAGYTPIMLAALAAVEAEKDMRVVEELFGCGDVNAKASQAGQTALMLAVSHGRIDMVKGLLACGADVNIQDDEGSTALMCASEHGHVEIVKLLLAQPGCNGHLEDNDGSTALSIALEAGHKDIAVLLYAHVNFAKAQSPVSVVHLAFVNRLKSTRLVDPLPPGIDGRQILC
- the KANK1 gene encoding KN motif and ankyrin repeat domain-containing protein 1 isoform X10, coding for METRRRLEQERATMQMTPGEFRRPRLASFGGMGSTSSLSSFMGSGNHNPATHQLQNGYQGNGDYGSYAPAAPTTSSMGSSIRHSPLSSGISTPVTNVSPMHLQHIREQMAIALKRLKELEEQVRTIPVLQVKISVLQEEKRQLASQLKNQRAASQNNVCGVRKRSYSAGNASQLEQLSRVRRSGGELYIDYEEEEMETVEQSTQRIKEFRQLTADMQALEQKIQDSSCEASSELRENGECRSVAVGAEENMNDIVVYHRGSRSCKDAAVGTLIEMKNCGVSVTEAMLGVMTEADKEIELQQQTIEALKEKIYRLEVQLRETTHDREMTKLKQELQAAGSRKKVDKAMMAQPLVFSKVVEAVVQTRDQMVGSHTDLVDTCVGTSVETNSVGISCQPECKNKVVGPELPMNWWIVKERVEMHDQCVGRSVEMCDKSVSVEVSVCETGSNTEESVNDLTLLKTNLNLKEVRSIGCGDCSVDVTVCCPKECTSRGVNTEAVSQVEAAVMAVPHTADQNTSTDLEQVHQFTNTETATLIESCTNTCLSTLDKQTSTQTVETRTVAVGEGRVKDINSSTKTRSIGVGTLLSGHSGFDRPSAVKTKESGVGQININDNYLVGLKMRTIACGPPQLTVGLTASRRSVGVGDDPVGESLENPQPQASPGMMTGLDHYIERIQKLLAEQQTLLAENYSELAEAFGEPHSQIGSLNSQLISTLSSINSVMKSASTEELRNPDFQKTSLGKITGNYLGYTCKCGGLQSGNPLSSQTSQLEQEVGTSEGKPICSLDAFPTQEGTLSPVNLTDDQIAAGLYACTNNESTLKSIMKKKDGNKDSNGAKKNLQFVGINGGYETTSSDDSSSDESSSSESDDECDVIEYPLEEEEEEEDEDTRGMAEGHHAVNIEGFKSARVEDEMQVQECEPEKVEIRERYELSEKMLSACNLLKNTINDPKALTSKDMRFCLNTLQHEWFRVSSQKSAIPAMVGDYLAAFEAISPDVLRYVINLADGNGNTALHYSVSHSNFEIVKLLLDADVCNVDHQNKAGYTPIMLAALAAVEAEKDMRVVEELFGCGDVNAKASQAGQTALMLAVSHGRIDMVKGLLACGADVNIQDDEGSTALMCASEHGHVEIVKLLLAQPGCNGHLEDNDGSTALSIALEAGHKDIAVLLYAHVNFAKAQSPVSVVHLAFVNRLKSTRLVDPLPPGIDGRQILC
- the KANK1 gene encoding KN motif and ankyrin repeat domain-containing protein 1 isoform X12, producing the protein METRRRLEQERATMQMTPGEFRRPRLASFGGMGSTSSLSSFMGSGNHNPATHQLQNGYQGNGDYGSYAPAAPTTSSMGSSIRHSPLSSGISTPVTNVSPMHLQHIREQMAIALKRLKELEEQVRTIPVLQVKISVLQEEKRQLASQLKNQRAASQNNVCGVRKRSYSAGNASQLEQLSRVRRSGGELYIDYEEEEMETVEQSTQRIKEFRQLTADMQALEQKIQDSSCEASSELRENGECRSVAVGAEENMNDIVVYHRGSRSCKDAAVGTLIEMKNCGVSVTEAMLGVMTEADKEIELQQQTIEALKEKIYRLEVQLRETTHDREMTKLKQELQAAGSRKKVDKAMMAQPLVFSKVVEAVVQTRDQMVGSHTDLVDTCVGTSVETNSVGISCQPECKNKVVGPELPMNWWIVKERVEMHDQCVGRSVEMCDKSVSVEVSVCETGSNTEESVNDLTLLKTNLNLKEVRSIGCGDCSVDVTVCCPKECTSRGVNTEAVSQVEAAVMAVPHTADQNTSTDLEQVHQFTNTETATLIESCTNTCLSTLDKQTSTQTVETRTVAVGEGRVKDINSSTKTRSIGVGTLLSGHSGFDRPSAVKTKESGVGQININDNYLVGLKMRTIACGPPQLTVGLTASRRSVGVGDDPVGESLENPQPQASPGMMTGLDHYIERIQKLLAEQQTLLAENYSELAEAFGEPHSQIGSLNSQLISTLSSINSVMKSASTEELRNPDFQKTSLGKITGNYLGYTCKCGGLQSGNPLSSQTSQLEQEVGTSEGKPICSLDAFPTQEACTNNESTLKSIMKKKDGNKDSNGAKKNLQFVGINGGYELSEKMLSACNLLKNTINDPKALTSKDMRFCLNTLQHEWFRVSSQKSAIPAMVGDYLAAFEAISPDVLRYVINLADGNGNTALHYSVSHSNFEIVKLLLDADVCNVDHQNKAGYTPIMLAALAAVEAEKDMRVVEELFGCGDVNAKASQAGQTALMLAVSHGRIDMVKGLLACGADVNIQDDEGSTALMCASEHGHVEIVKLLLAQPGCNGHLEDNDGSTALSIALEAGHKDIAVLLYAHVNFAKAQSPVSVVHLAFVNRLKSTRLVDPLPPGIDGRQILC
- the KANK1 gene encoding KN motif and ankyrin repeat domain-containing protein 1 (The RefSeq protein has 7 substitutions compared to this genomic sequence), with the translated sequence METRRRLEQERATMQMTPGEFRRPRLASFGGMGSTSSLSSFMGSGNHNPATHQLQNGYQGNGDYGSYAPAAPTTSSMGSSIRHSPLSSGISTPVTNVSPMHLQHIREQMAIALKRLKELEEQVRTIPVLQVKISVLQEEKRQLASQLKNQRAASQNNVCGVRKRSYSAGNASQLEQLSRVRRSGGELYIDYKEEEMETVEQSTQRIKEFRQLTADMQALEQKIQDSSCEASSELRENGECRSVAVGAEENMNDIVVYHRGSRSCKDAAVGTLIEMRNCGVSVTEAMLGVMTEADKEIELQQQTIEALKEKIYRLEVQLRETTHDREMTKLKQELQAAGSRKKVDKAMMAQPLVFSKVVEAVVQTRDQMVGSHTDLVDTCVGTSVETNSVGISCQPECKNKVVGPELPMNWWIVKERVEMHDRCAGRSVEMCDKSVSVEVSVCETGSNTEESVNDLTLLKTNLNLKEVRSIGCGDCSVDVTVCCPKECTSRGVNTEAVSQVEAAVMAVPRTADQNTSTDLEQVHQFTSTETATLIESCTNTCLSTLDKQTSTQTVETRTVAVGEGRVKDINSPTKTRSIGVGTLLSGHSGFDRPSAVKTKESGVGQININDNYLVGLKMRTIACGPPQLTVGLTASRRSVGVGDDPVGESLENPQPQASPGMMTGLDHYIERIQKLLAEQQTLLAENYSELAEAFGEPHSQIGSLNSQLISTLSSINSVMKSASTEELRNPDFQKTSLGKITGNYLGYTCKCGGLQSGNPLSSQTSQLEQEVGTSEGKPICSLDAFPTQEACTNNESTLKSIMKKKDGNKDSNGAKKNLQFVGINGGYETTSSDDSSSDESSSSESDDECDVIEYPLEEEEEEEDEDTRGMAEGHHAVNIEGFKSARVEDEMQVQECEPEKVEIRERYELSEKMLSACNLLKNTINDPKALTSKDMRFCLNTLQHEWFRVSSQKSAIPAMVGDYLAAFEAISPDVLRYVINLADGNGNTALHYSVSHSNFEIVKLLLDADVCNVDHQNKAGYTPIMLAALAAVEAEKDMRVVEELFGCGDVNAKASQAGQTALMLAVSHGRIDMVKGLLACGADVNIQDDEGSTALMCASEHGHVEIVKLLLAQPGCNGHLEDNDGSTALSIALEAGHKDIAVLLYAHVNFAKAQSPGTPRLGRKTSPGPTHRGSFD